A stretch of Vigna angularis cultivar LongXiaoDou No.4 chromosome 4, ASM1680809v1, whole genome shotgun sequence DNA encodes these proteins:
- the LOC108331457 gene encoding NAD(P)H-dependent 6'-deoxychalcone synthase, producing MQFILYCDMSSSNIPHIVIQSSFNYHKMSMVGFGTGSTSSTIDTKEAVLEAIKIGYRHFDTASIYGSEQPLGEAIAEALQLGLITSRDELFITSKLWCTDNFPHLVLPAIHKTLRSLKLEYVDLYLIHWPISVKPGTWDFPFPEEALTSFDLKGVWQAMEECQKQGLTKLIGVSNFSCHKLENLLSFATIPPSVNQVEMNPTWQQKKLREYCQAKGIVITAYSPLGAPGTLWGSNYVVDNELVKQIAKAHGKSFAQVSLRWLYEIGVTIVVKSYNKERMKQNIEIFDWALSKDDYDKIAQVKQHQLCKNGPTKFIENLYDGEN from the exons ATGCAATTCATCTTGTATTGTGACATGTCTTCATCAAACATTCCTCATATAGTGATTCAATCTTCTTTCAACTATCACAAAATGTCTATGGTTGGATTTGGCACTGGTTCAACATCTTCCACCATTGATACCAAAGAGGCAGTGTTAGAAGCTATCAAAATAGGATACAGACACTTTGATACTGCTTCAATATATGGTTCTGAGCAACCTCTTGGAGAAGCCATAGCTGAAGCACTTCAACTTGGTCTCATAACCTCCAGAGACGAACTCTTCATCACTTCTAAACTCTGGTGCACTGATAACTTTCCTCATCTTGTTCTTCCCGCTATCCACAAAACACTTCG GTCTTTGAAGTTGGAATATGTGGATCTTTATTTAATTCACTGGCCCATATCTGTGAAACCTGGAACTTGGGATTTTCCTTTTCCTGAAGAGGCCCTAACATCATTTGACTTAAAGGGTGTGTGGCAAGCAATGGAGGAATGCCAAAAGCAAGGCCTTACAAAATTAATTGGAGTGAGCAATTTCAGTTGTCATAAACTTGAAAATCTCCTCTCTTTTGCTACTATTCCTCCTTCTGTCAATCAA GTTGAGATGAATCCTACTTGGCAACAAAAAAAACTGCGAGAATATTGTCAAGCCAAAGGAATAGTCATAACTGCATACTCTCCTTTGGGGGCACCAGGGACCTTGTGGGGCTCCAACTATGTTGTCGATAATGAATTGGTCAAGCAAATTGCAAAAGCTCATGGCAAATCGTTTGCTCAG GTATCTCTCAGATGGTTGTATGAGATAGGAGTCACTATTGTGGTTAAGAGCTAtaataaagaaagaatgaagcaaaatattgaaatatttgattggGCGCTCTCAAAAGATGACTATGATAAGATTGCACAAGTCAAACAACATCAGTTGTGCAAAAATGGACCAACAAAATTCATTGAGAACCTTTATGATGGAGAAAATTAA
- the LOC108330021 gene encoding uncharacterized protein LOC108330021 produces MKNLNVWPNPSGRISPCRSTSPTLSLVRFVPPSPSSVRCHSSLTHHTFRCAVLGAGFAGLSVVWHLLKQSPKELNLRVDIYDEVGIGGGASGISGGLLHPYSPKVKLLWEGAQCWKESMELLRVAEEASVSKDYRTGESADNMEAFIAHKRGILRPATDMKNMIKLNDNVKTCLPSCRVQTLNNGEAQSLLPGVYLPFNTAFYMPEALNINSGHYLQALFRGCEILVKESSSLDSSQKQLKLHIRSVDRLSEFEGEYDAVIVCLGAKVNMLPELSGRLPLRTCRGVIAQLELHEDMKGYPERAPSILSDAWIAVQGSHSLNLGSTWEWKSVNSSPNVSSDEAAKALDELLPKASTIYPGIKDWVFTGARAGLRAMPPLTTLGSLPLLGCINDVIGINQTCKYWLFGGLGSRGLLYHAWLGNLMAQAVLSFNEEVIPSELRSWKAIEPKCSFLL; encoded by the exons ATGAAGAACCTCAACGTGTGGCCGAACCCTAGTGGCAGGATTTCCCCATGCCGTTCGACGTCTCCAACACTCAGCCTTGTCCGTTTTGTTCCTCCCTCTCCTTCTTCAGTTCGGTGTCATAGTTCTCTAACTCACCACACTTTCAG GTGTGCAGTGCTCGGTGCAGGATTCGCTGGCCTCTCTGTTGTTTGGCATTTGTTGAAG CAAAGTCCTAAAGAGTTGAATCTGAGAGTTGATATATACGATGAAGTGGGCATTGGGGGTGGTGCTTCTGGAATTTCCGGAGGTCTTCTTCACCCTTATTCCCCGAAAG TTAAGCTTCTCTGGGAGGGTGCACAGTGTTGGAAAGAGAGCATGGAGCTTTTGAGAGTTGCTGAAGAAGCTAGTGTCTCCAAAGATTACAGAACTGGAGAATCTGCTGATAATATGGAAGCTTTTATAGCTCACAAAAG GGGCATCTTAAGACCGGCAACAGATATGAAGAACATGATCAAATTGAATGAT AACGTCAAGACTTGTCTTCCTAGCTGCAGAGTACAAACACTTAACAATGGAGAGGCTCAAAGCCTTTTACCTGGTGTATATTTACCATTCAACACAGCTTTCTATATGCCTGAAGCTCTAAATATAAATTCTGGCCACTATCTTCAG GCACTTTTCCGAGGATGTGAAATTTTGGTGAAAGAATCATCAAGTCTTGATTCTTCCCAGAAACAGCTTAAATTGCACATAAGATCAGTTGATAGGCTTTCTGAGTTTGAAG GGGAATATGATGCAGTCATCGTATGCCTTGGCGCCAAGGTGAACATGCTTCCTGAGCTTTCTGGGAGGCTTCCTTTGAGGACATGTAGGGGTGTGATTGCACAACTGGAATTGCATGAAGATATGAA AGGCTATCCCGAGAGGGCCCCCTCAATTTTATCAGATGCATGGATTGCCGTTCAGGGGTCTCATAGTCTGAATTTGGGCTCAACTTGGGAATGGAAATCGGTAAATTCATCACCAAATGTTTCGAGCGATGAAGCTGCGAAAGCTCTTGATGAGCTTTTGCCAAAGGCATCTACCATTTATCCTGGAATAAAGGACTGGGTTTTCACTGGAGCAAGAGCTGGTCTGAGGGCAATGCCTCCACTCACCACCCTTGGATCACTTCCACTTTTGGGTTGTATTAATGATGTAATAGGCATAAATCAGACTTGTAAGTATTGGTTATTTGGAGGGCTAGGTTCAAGAGGATTGCTATACCATGCTTGGCTAGGTAATTTGATGGCACAAGCTGTACTTTCCTTTAATGAGGAAGTAATTCCATCTGAGTTGAGATCTTGGAAAGCCATTGAACCAAAATGTAGCTTTCTGCTCTAA
- the LOC108330170 gene encoding ATPase 8, plasma membrane-type-like: MASDISFEDLKKNVDLEKIPVEEVFVQLKCTRQGLTSAEGEKRLQIFGYNKLEEKKECKVLKFLGFMWNPLSWVMECAAIMAIVLANGGGKPPDWQDFTGIVVLLIVNSTISFIEENNAGNAAAALMAGLAPKTKVLRDGKWGEEDASILVPGDMISIKLGDIVPADARLLEGDPLKIDQAALTGESLPVTRNPGDEVFSGSTCKQGEIEAVVIATGVNTFFGKAAHLVDSTNNVGHFQQVLTSIGNFCICSIAVGMVIEIIVMYPIQHRSYRDGIDNLLVLLIGGIPIAMPTVLSVTMAIGSHRLSEQGAITKRMTAIEEMAGMDVLCSDKTGTLTLNKLTVDKNLIEVFPRGMDKDTLVLYAARASRTENQDAIDSSIVGMLSDPKEARAGITEVHFLPFNPVDKRTAITFIDNNGDWHRSSKGAPEQIIELCGLKGEVLKRTHKVIDEYADRGLRSLGVARQSVPEKTKESAGDPWEFLGLLPLFDPPRHDSAETIRRAIELGVNVKMITGDQLAIGKETGRRLGMGTNMYPSSSLLGDSSDAALSSISVDELIEKADGFAGVFPEHKYEIVKRLQDKKHICGMTGDGVNDAPALKKADIGIAVDDATDAARSASDIVLTQPGLSVIVSAVLTSRAIFQRMKNYTIYAVSITIRVVFGFLLVALIWKFDFSPFMVLIIAILNDGTIMTISKDRVKPSPLPDSWKLNEIFATGIVLGAYMAIMTAVFFYLVHDTHFFSDVFGIRSIAESEEQLNSALYLQVSIVSQALIFVTRSRGWSYLERPGVMLIVAFLCAQLVASVIAVYAHWDFAKIHGVGWEWAGAIWVYSIITYIPLDILKFLIRMGLTSGACDTTLPNKP, from the exons atgGCCTCTGATATCTCGTTTGAGGATCTCAAGAAGAATGTTGATCTT GAAAAGATTCCAGTTGAAGAGGtctttgtgcagctgaaatgtACCAGACAAGGTCTAACATCTGCAGAAGGAGAGAAGAGGCTCCAGATTTTTGGCTACAATAAattagaagagaaaaaggagTGCAAGGTCCTTAAGTTTTTGGGTTTTATGTGGAATCCTCTATCATGGGTCATGGAGTGTGCAGCTATCATGGCCATTGTATTGGCCAATGGAGGG GGCAAGCCGCCGGATTGGCAAGATTTCACTGGTATTGTAGTGTTGCTTATAGTTAACTCAACCATCAGTTTCATTGAGGAAAACAATGCAGGCAATGCTGCAGCTGCTTTGATGGCTGGTCTTGCACCCAAAACCAAG GTGTTGAGGGATGGAAAATGGGGTGAAGAAGATGCATCAATTTTGGTACCTGGAGATATGATTAGCATCAAGTTGGGAGATATCGTCCCTGCCGATGCCCGTCTCTTGGAGGGAGATCCTCTCAAAATTGACCAAGCTGCTCTCACTGGTGAATCCTTGCCAGTCACAAGGAACCCTGGTGATGAAGTATTCTCTGGTTCCACCTGCAAACAAGGAGAAATTGAAGCTGTTGTCATTGCCACTGGTGTCAACACCTTCTTTGGCAAGGCTGCTCATCTTGTAGACAGCACCAACAATGTCGGTCACTTTCAACAG GTGTTGACGTCTATTGGCAACTTTTGTATCTGCTCAATTGCTGTGGGCATGGTGATAGAGATCATTGTCATGTACCCCATCCAGCATAGGTCTTATAGAGATGGCATTGATAACTTATTGGTGCTTCTCATTGGTGGTATTCCAATTGCCATGCCTACTGTCTTGTCTGTGACCATGGCAATTGGGTCTCACCGTTTGTCCGAACAAGGAGCCATCACCAAGAGAATGACAGCCATTGAAGAAATGGCAGGGATGGATGTTCTCTGCAGTGACAAAACTGGAACTCTCACCCTTAATAAGCTTACTGTGGATAAGAACTTGATTGAG GTCTTCCCCAGGGGTATGGACAAGGACACTCTTGTCCTATATGCAGCTAGAGCTTCAAGGACTGAAAACCAGGATGCCATTGATTCATCAATTGTGGGAATGTTAAGTGACCCTAAGGAG GCAAGAGCAGGAATCACCGAGGTGCATTTCTTGCCTTTTAATCCTGTGGACAAGCGCACTGCCATTACCTTCATTGACAACAATGGTGACTGGCACAGAAGCAGCAAAGGTGCTCCTGAGCAA ATCATTGAACTCTGTGGCCTTAAAGGAGAGGTCCTGAAAAGGACACACAAGGTTATTGATGAATATGCTGACCGCGGTCTGCGTTCCTTGGGTGTTGCTCGCCAG AGTGTTCCAGAAAAGACGAAGGAGAGCGCTGGAGATCCATGGGAGTTTTTGGGTCTGCTACCTCTCTTTGATCCTCCAAGGCATGATAGTGCGGAGACCATTCGTCGTGCTATTGAACTTGGAGTCAATGTTAAAATGATCACCGGTGACCAACTTGCCATTGGCAAAGAAACCGGTCGTAGACTTGGAATGGGCACCAACATGTACCCTTCATCCTCCCTCCTTGGCGATTCCTCGGATGCAGCCCTTTCTTCAATCTCAGTTGATGAGCTCATTGAGAAGGCTGATGGATTTGCCGGAGTCTTCCCTG AGCACAAGTACGAGATTGTAAAGAGGTTGCAGGACAAAAAGCACATTTGTGGCATGACAGGAGATGGTGTGAACGATGCACCAGCACTGAAGAAGGCAGACATCGGCATTGCAGTGGATGATGCAACTGACGCAGCAAGGAGTGCCTCTGATATTGTTCTGACACAACCTGGACTCAGTGTGATTGTGAGTGCTGTGTTGACAAGCAGGGCAATTTTCCAGAGGATGAAGAACTACACAATCTACGCTGTTTCCATCACAATCCGCGTTGTGTTCGGGTTCTTGCTTGTTGCTTTAATATGGAAGTTCGACTTCTCTCCCTTCATGGTTCTCATCATAGCCATCTTGAACGACGGAACCATCATGACCATATCAAAAGACAGAGTGAAACCATCTCCTTTGCCTGATTCATGGAAACTTAACGAAATCTTTGCCACCGGAATCGTTCTTGGAGCATACATGGCCATCATGACCGCAGTCTTCTTCTACCTCGTTCATGACACTCATTTCTTTTCT GATGTGTTTGGAATACGTTCAATTGCAGAAAGCGAGGAGCAACTTAACTCTGCTCTGTACCTTCAAGTGAGTATCGTTAGTCAGGCACTCATCTTTGTCACGAGATCAAGGGGCTGGTCATATCTCGAACGACCTGGCGTGATGCTCATTGTTGCCTTCCTTTGTGCCCAACTG GTGGCCTCTGTGATTGCTGTGTATGCACATTGGGACTTTGCGAAAATCCATGGAGTTGGGTGGGAATGGGCAGGAGCAATCTGGGTCTACAGTATCATCACCTACATTCCTCTTGATATCCTCAAATTTCTCATTCGCATGGGGCTAACAAGCGGTGCTTGCGACACCACGCTCCCAAACAAGCCTTAG
- the LOC108331458 gene encoding 60S ribosomal protein L39, protein MPSHKTFRIKKKLAKKMRQNRPIPYWIRMRTDNTIRYNAKRRHWRRTKLGF, encoded by the exons ATG CCTTCTCACAAAACTTTCAGGATCAAGAAGAAGCTCGCGAAGAAGATGAGGCAGAACAGACCCATCCCTTACTGGATCCGCATGAGGACCGATAACACCATCAG GTACAATGCTAAGCGCAGGCACTGGCGCCGCACTAAACTTGGATTTTAA